A genomic window from Desulfobacterales bacterium includes:
- the groL gene encoding chaperonin GroEL (60 kDa chaperone family; promotes refolding of misfolded polypeptides especially under stressful conditions; forms two stacked rings of heptamers to form a barrel-shaped 14mer; ends can be capped by GroES; misfolded proteins enter the barrel where they are refolded when GroES binds): MPSLIKYDMKAREAMLNGVRILADAVVVTLGPRGRNVVIDKSWGSPTITKDGVTVAKEIELEDRFENMGAQMVKEVASKTSDTAGDGTTTATLLARSIYEEGQKLVAAGNDPMAIKRGIDAAVAVVVKELQNLSKPTQDQREIAQVGTISANNDETIGKIIAEAMNKVGKEGVITVEEAKSMETTLEVVEGMQFDRGYLSPYFVTNAEKMVATLEDAYILINEKKISNMKDFLPILEQTAKMGKPLLIIAEDIDGEALATLVVNKLRGTLQVAAVKAPGFGDRRKEMLEDIAVLVGGQVVSEDLGTKLESVTVADLGKAKRINIDKDNTTIVDGACSRAAIEGRVKQIRAQIEETTSDYDREKLQERLAKLIGGVAVISVGAATETEMKEKKARVEDALNATRAAVEEGIVPGGGVALVRCLSALEKMRIKADQKLGVKVVMRAMEEPLRQIANNAGSEGSVVIAKVKNGEGAFGYNAETDAYEDLLKAGVMDPTKVVRLALQNAASVASLMLTTQAMVAEKPKEKKGAHPGAQGMGGEMDEMM; encoded by the coding sequence ATACCCAGTTTAATAAAATATGACATGAAAGCCCGTGAAGCGATGCTGAACGGGGTACGAATCCTTGCGGATGCGGTTGTTGTTACCTTGGGTCCCAGAGGAAGAAATGTCGTCATCGACAAATCATGGGGTTCGCCGACGATCACCAAAGACGGCGTCACAGTGGCCAAAGAAATCGAATTGGAAGACAGGTTCGAAAACATGGGCGCCCAGATGGTAAAGGAAGTCGCCAGCAAAACCAGTGACACGGCCGGTGATGGCACCACCACTGCCACGCTTTTGGCCAGATCTATTTATGAAGAGGGGCAGAAGTTGGTGGCGGCCGGCAATGATCCCATGGCCATTAAACGGGGGATTGATGCCGCGGTAGCAGTAGTGGTGAAAGAACTTCAAAATTTGAGCAAACCCACCCAGGACCAGCGCGAAATCGCCCAGGTCGGCACCATTTCGGCGAACAATGATGAAACCATCGGCAAAATCATTGCCGAGGCCATGAATAAAGTCGGTAAAGAAGGGGTCATCACCGTTGAAGAAGCCAAAAGCATGGAAACAACACTTGAAGTTGTTGAAGGCATGCAGTTTGATCGTGGATACCTATCGCCATATTTTGTGACCAATGCCGAAAAGATGGTCGCCACTCTGGAAGATGCTTACATTCTGATCAACGAGAAAAAGATCAGCAACATGAAAGATTTTTTGCCCATCCTTGAACAAACCGCGAAAATGGGCAAACCGCTCCTGATCATTGCGGAAGATATAGACGGCGAAGCTTTGGCGACACTGGTTGTCAACAAGTTGAGAGGCACCCTGCAGGTAGCCGCGGTTAAAGCGCCGGGTTTCGGCGACAGACGAAAAGAGATGCTGGAAGACATAGCCGTTTTAGTCGGCGGTCAGGTGGTCTCCGAGGATTTAGGAACCAAATTGGAAAGTGTAACGGTTGCAGACCTCGGCAAGGCCAAACGGATTAACATCGATAAAGACAACACCACCATCGTCGACGGCGCCTGTTCGCGCGCGGCCATCGAGGGCCGGGTGAAGCAGATTCGAGCTCAAATCGAAGAAACCACCTCCGACTACGATCGTGAAAAACTTCAGGAGCGGTTGGCCAAACTGATCGGCGGGGTGGCGGTGATCAGCGTGGGGGCAGCCACAGAGACGGAAATGAAGGAGAAAAAAGCCCGGGTCGAAGATGCCCTTAATGCAACCCGTGCGGCTGTAGAGGAAGGGATCGTGCCTGGCGGAGGGGTGGCGCTGGTTCGCTGTCTGTCCGCGCTGGAGAAAATGAGAATCAAAGCCGATCAAAAGCTGGGGGTGAAAGTTGTCATGCGCGCCATGGAGGAACCACTGCGTCAGATTGCCAACAATGCCGGTTCTGAAGGTTCCGTCGTCATCGCTAAAGTCAAAAACGGCGAGGGCGCTTTCGGCTACAATGCCGAAACGGACGCCTATGAAGATCTGTTGAAAGCCGGTGTAATGGATCCGACCAAAGTGGTCCGTCTCGCACTACAAAATGCAGCCAGTGTGGCTTCACTCATGCTGACCACCCAGGCCATGGTTGCAGAAAAACCCAAAGAAAAAAAGGGGGCGCATCCGGGCGCTCAAGGAATGGGCGGCGAAATGGATGAAATGATGTAA
- a CDS encoding phage holin family protein, with product MGIFIRWLVLTIAIIIASYLLNGIRVSGFLSALSAAAILGILNAFFRPILIMLTLPLNIMTLGIFTFVINAILLLMASGVVSGFELDGFWPALSGSLLISIVSWVLNSYINEHGKWEYKKADNESDRDN from the coding sequence ATGGGTATTTTTATAAGGTGGCTTGTTTTAACCATTGCGATCATAATCGCATCTTATCTGCTTAATGGAATACGTGTGAGCGGGTTTTTGTCCGCACTCTCTGCAGCCGCCATATTGGGAATCCTAAACGCCTTTTTTAGGCCAATATTAATCATGCTGACCCTGCCGCTAAATATCATGACCTTAGGGATCTTTACCTTTGTGATAAACGCAATCTTACTATTGATGGCTTCAGGTGTAGTTTCCGGTTTCGAGCTCGATGGGTTTTGGCCTGCTTTATCTGGTTCACTCCTGATAAGCATTGTTAGTTGGGTTTTGAATTCTTATATAAATGAACACGGCAAATGGGAATATAAAAAAGCTGACAATGAAAGCGATAGAGACAATTAA
- a CDS encoding glycoside hydrolase family 130 protein yields the protein MHPEKRQKLKVKRKANKIVGDTSRVITRLHLPDESYRISKIIQRIMRLPDAAAENLIAQIMIDFSGRHADIGHIFERHLKEVKAYLPRDAMLSDVQKALIGAYFTKEYSIESAALFNPSIVPHPDQSHLNKGSLRFIMSLRATGEGHVSSIVFRSGILDRYNRILFDPISDFVETPDLQLDPVYKLNPFQRKLNEMGAGNEITAHILHQLSENFTYNELIEKIEILRAKPQFSITIQNRTFEVICWLADSNYEVSFHPDHSISERVIFPVSKNESRGIEDARFVQFFNDNGEVVYYATYTAYNGITILPQLIETKDFIRFNILTLNGKAVQNKGMALFSRKIGGRYAMLSRQDGENNHIMFSDNIHFWQKSQIIQEPEYSWEFIQIGNCGSPLETNEGWIVLTHGVGPMRQYCIGAILLDLENPTKVIACLDEPLLAPHEKEREGYVPNVVYSCGALIHNNKLVIPYAMSDVNSGIATVSVNDLLNCMHAAA from the coding sequence ATGCACCCTGAAAAACGTCAAAAGCTGAAAGTTAAAAGAAAAGCGAATAAGATCGTAGGGGATACTTCACGGGTGATCACCCGGCTTCATCTTCCCGATGAGAGCTATCGCATCTCTAAAATAATTCAACGGATAATGCGCTTGCCGGATGCGGCGGCCGAAAATTTAATTGCACAAATAATGATCGACTTTTCCGGAAGGCACGCAGACATCGGGCACATTTTTGAGCGGCATTTAAAAGAAGTGAAAGCTTATCTTCCCCGGGATGCCATGCTCAGCGATGTCCAAAAGGCCCTCATCGGCGCTTACTTTACCAAGGAGTACTCTATTGAATCGGCCGCTCTTTTCAACCCTTCCATCGTCCCCCATCCTGATCAAAGCCATCTGAACAAAGGCAGTTTACGCTTTATCATGAGCCTGCGGGCAACCGGGGAAGGCCATGTTTCGTCAATTGTATTTCGCAGCGGCATCCTTGACCGCTACAATAGGATTCTCTTCGATCCGATCAGTGATTTTGTAGAAACGCCGGACCTCCAATTAGACCCGGTTTACAAGCTCAATCCCTTCCAGCGCAAGCTCAATGAAATGGGGGCCGGCAATGAGATAACCGCCCATATTCTTCATCAGCTGTCGGAAAATTTTACGTATAACGAATTAATAGAAAAAATCGAAATACTTCGCGCAAAACCGCAATTTTCAATAACGATCCAAAACAGAACCTTCGAAGTGATATGCTGGCTTGCGGATTCCAACTACGAGGTGAGTTTCCACCCCGATCACAGTATATCCGAACGGGTGATCTTTCCCGTTTCGAAAAACGAAAGCAGGGGCATTGAAGATGCCCGTTTCGTTCAATTTTTCAATGACAACGGGGAGGTCGTCTATTATGCGACCTATACCGCTTACAACGGCATTACAATATTACCGCAGTTGATTGAAACAAAGGATTTTATCAGGTTCAACATTTTAACGCTCAACGGTAAAGCCGTACAAAACAAAGGCATGGCGCTTTTTTCCCGGAAAATCGGCGGCCGTTATGCCATGCTCTCGCGCCAGGACGGTGAAAACAATCATATCATGTTCTCAGACAATATCCATTTCTGGCAGAAGTCCCAAATCATCCAGGAGCCTGAATATTCCTGGGAATTCATCCAGATCGGCAACTGCGGGTCACCCCTTGAAACCAATGAAGGCTGGATCGTGCTCACCCACGGTGTCGGGCCCATGCGTCAGTATTGCATCGGCGCCATACTGCTTGATCTTGAAAATCCGACAAAAGTCATCGCCTGCCTGGATGAGCCGTTGCTTGCCCCGCATGAGAAAGAGCGTGAGGGATATGTACCCAATGTTGTATATTCCTGCGGTGCGCTAATTCATAATAACAAATTGGTCATCCCTTACGCCATGTCTGATGTCAATTCCGGTATAGCAACCGTTTCAGTCAACGATTTGCTTAACTGTATGCATGCGGCAGCTTAG